From a region of the Daphnia magna isolate NIES linkage group LG1, ASM2063170v1.1, whole genome shotgun sequence genome:
- the LOC116916024 gene encoding LOW QUALITY PROTEIN: ankyrin repeat domain-containing protein 13C-A (The sequence of the model RefSeq protein was modified relative to this genomic sequence to represent the inferred CDS: deleted 1 base in 1 codon) translates to MADHLSSFPLQECVYRNDLRQLSSLLRTSDINQKDKHGNTALHLAVMLGHKECIHLLLAHNAQVKVKNGLGWNPLAEAISYGDRQTILLLLRKLKQQSKEQLEERRPKLIQALKQMGDFYLQLKWDFQSWVPLVSRILPSDICRIHKKGSKIRVDTTLVDFTDMHWERGDISIVFNGDAERQQSLFILDNKQKVFQQIRYQESESEIEDEVDILMSNDIVAVQMSTRFITFNRAQTGFFFRADKTEMVGPYHAEFFSIGGLVFESRKRREHLTQEDLKKNKALMETLTKGSSSSLTETSNSEPIRRGSLPPPVKNSLSWNDYINSSHQPHLGRLLACKDVSKTFRATVAMCQDFPLSRRCLLDVLEVVAPVKHFSKLREFVEMKLPPGFPVKVDIPILPTITTRVSFQDFEFRDSLSDMLFQIPKDYTENPGRFPDL, encoded by the exons ATGGCCGATCATTTAAGTTCATTCCCGCTACAAGAGTGTGTTTATCGTAACGACTTACGTCAATTGTCTTCTTTGTTACGAACTTCAGATATTAACCAAAAGGATAAACATG GTAATACAGCTCTTCATTTGGCTGTTATGCTGGGCCACAAAG AATGTATACATTTATTACTAGCACACAATGCTCAGGTCAAGGTTAAAAATGGGCTTGGTTGGAACCCACTTGCTGAAGCAATCAGCTATGGTGATCGTCAAACAA TTTTGCTGTTACTGAGGAAACTAAAACAGCAGAGTAAAGAACAGCTGGAAGAAAGGAGACCAAAACTGATACAGGCATTGAAGCAAATGGGAGACTTCTATTTGCAACTGAAATGGGATTTCCAAAGCTGGG TGCCATTAGTATCCCGTATTCTTCCTTCTGATATTTGTCGGATCCATAAAAAAGGGTCAAAAATACGGGTTGATACCACTCTAGTCGATTTTACTGACATGCACTGGGAACGTGGTGATATTAGTATTGTTTTTAACGGAGACGCCGAACGACAGCAATCCCTTTTTATATTAGATAATAAACAGAAAGTCTTTCAGCAAATTCGGTATCAG GAGTCGGAAAGTGAGATAGAAGACGAAGTGGATATCCTGATGAGTAACGACATAGTAGCCGTTCAGATGTCCACCCGTTTTATCACCTTCAACCGGGCCCAAAcgggtttcttttttcgggcAGATAAAACA GAAATGGTGGGCCCCTATCAtgcagaatttttttctatcgGTGGCTTGGTTTTCGAGTCACGCAAAAGAAGGGAACACTTGACCCAAGAAGACCTGAAAAAGAATAAGGCCTTAATGGAAACACTTACCAAAGGTTCTAGTTCGAGTCTGACTGAAACTAGTAACAGCGAACCCATTCGGAGAGGATCTTTACCGCCTCCGGTTAAAAACAGTCTCAGTTGGAATGATTACATTAACAGCAGTCATCAACCACATTTAGGAAGACTACTTGCGTGCAAGGATGTGTCTAAAACGTTCCGAGCTACCGTTGCCATG TGCCAAGATTTTCCCTTATCG AGGCGATGCTTGTTAGATGTTTTGGAAGTTGTAGCTCCTGTCAAGCATTTTAGTAAACTTCGTGAATTTGTAGAAATGAAGTTACCGCCCGGTTTTCCAGTAAAAGTTGACATTCCTATTTTACCGACCATAACGACAAGAGTTAGTTTCCAAGACTTCGAATTTCGCGACAGCCTCTCGGATATGTTGTTTCAGATACCTAAGGATTATACCGAAAATCCCGGCAG ATTTCCTGATTTGTGA